A genome region from Anastrepha ludens isolate Willacy chromosome 3, idAnaLude1.1, whole genome shotgun sequence includes the following:
- the LOC128858747 gene encoding uncharacterized protein LOC128858747 has product MYLALEEGGRKKKTKQKDFITMAEESMDFDESKDGFDEEGEKFFKDLETFTSFCIEKRISSFNQLKEKYIFEGNGLKLKNEKYKNFLDNMFMDKKDKKNYKKDKREFDFIDLKELLESKRVNQSKPVGLDFKIDNEFIQNLQKDSIDDNITKLYKINKLLLQNKKNTFYINCTIGLILEEYARKLQLEKGYKKIGVKCKYTTMKDIYKKFKISESYACKLRYIGFLVTQYQKLQNLDITIDGLYKYRKILDIVFDEKNEKYKDFQNNWI; this is encoded by the exons atgtatttagcgttagaagagggtggacgcaaaaaaaaaacaaaacaaaaagattttataactatggctg aaGAAAGTATGGATTTCGATGAAAGCAAGGATGGATTTGATGAAGAaggggaaaaattttttaaagatcttgaaaccttcaccagtttttgtatagaaaaacgtatttcttcttttaatcaactaaaagaaaaatatatatttgaaggcaatggcctaaaattaaaaaatgaaaaatataaaaattttttggataatatgtttatggataaaaaagataaaaaaaattataagaaagatAAAAGAGAATTTGATTTCATCGATTTAAAAGAATTATTGGAATCAAAACGTGTAAACCAATCTAAACCAGTTGGtttagattttaaaattgataatgaatttatacaaaatttacaaaaagatagTATTGAtgataatattacaaaattatataaaattaataaattattattacaaaataagaaaaatactttttatataaattgtacaataggattaattttagaagaatatgcaagaaaattgcaattagaaaaaggttataaaaaaattggtgtaaaatgtaaatatacaactatgaaagatatatataaaaaatttaagataagcgAAAGCTATGCTTGTAAATTACGTTATATAGGCTTTTTGGTAACACAataccaaaaattgcaaaatttagatataaccattgatggattatataaatatagaaaaatattagatatagtttttgatgaaaaaaatgaaaaatataaagatttccaaaataactggatataa